The Bombus pascuorum chromosome 13, iyBomPasc1.1, whole genome shotgun sequence nucleotide sequence ACCTGGTATATAATGGATTCGATTTCCATTCATAATCTTATGTCTTAATGTTACATCCTTCAAAATCTGTAAGAAGCCATTAAAACAGTTAGAGAAATGCATAATCTAGAAGaggaattattgaaaaaacaCAAAACCTTATTAATAACATGTCCCATATGAGGAATTCCATTTGCATAAGGAGGCCCATCGTGTAAAACAAAATCTGGCCctgaaagatttttcttttgccACTCGTACAATTCAGAAAAACCACACTTctataatgatataattaggagaataaatatttaaataaacaatagaATACTTAAGAATATAATGACTTACTTCAGTTAAGCGTTTATCTGCCTCTATTCGTGCTTTTCCATTAAGTTGTACAGGAAATTCGGTTCGTGGAAGCAGAACggtttctgtatattttttttgttcttttgatgtaattttggtatttttcttAACACTACCGGCTACTTCGTCACTTGTTTTCCTTAGAACTTGATTTGTAACTAATGTTCGATTAATAAGTAATCTATACATATCtactgaattttattttgcagatACAATCATATATTTCGTTAGATAAATACTGTTTTTCTTGAACATTCAAATCAGATCACTAACTTTCGATGTACATTatcataaacatttttaattgtaaagaCGTGAtttttctgataaaaaatagGCGAGACACGTAATATTAAACTGAATaccatttaattatttttattattattacatacccGGTATCGCCAACATACATAAGGAACGGAATGTATTCTCAGTTATTAAGATTAATACCTGCTCTGTTATTTTTCCTTAAGTACTAAAAtgacgtttattttattatttttgtttctgcgtgattagaatttaatattcgcTAAAAGTGAAGTTTCGgagaaattttcgaaagagaaagtaatattttaaagtgtAGAACGCAAGGGATTTAAGTGTAACATAGGTAGGTTAGTTCGTTCTGGTTTGTCCCCGGCCGATCCAATTTCAATCTTGCGTTTGGTTATTATTAATGGAATATGGCTACGGTTTTCGAAAGTTCGTTCTTATCGAATAGAGTACATCGTGTTGAGGAACGATATGAAGAATCGGCAAACACTTTTGGCAAATGTGACTGCACTAGCTATAGCTATCTTGCATTGAGCGTCATTCTGTTTATGATTGGGACAGCTATTACTATTTTTTCTTTGGACGATATCGTAGGCGgacacatattttttaaacttggTCACATGTGGCTTATTGGTCCAATATTCATTTGTTCTGGACTAATGGTAGCTGTCAAATGTATGCTTTACCTGCGACGAAAGTCCGTTATACAGATGATATTTCATCAACGACAATTGTTCAGAGTAAGTAACTGTTCTTTTACAATCTTTTCGATATTTGAATagtttttgattaattaatttcatacgcccttgatttttataacatttacataaattatacattatatatattaactatGTCATATATGTTAGAAAAGTACCGATTCTCGAAAAGTATATATTGTGTATGTGTGCACGTTTTGCACAATTTTTGATGTGTGATCAAATAAAGATCATccgaatattaaagtacataCAAAATAGTAAATACATTTAGATTACAAATATAGTCGATATACAATCAGTGACAAAAATAAATGGGTACGTAGTGGAGATAGGCACCTATGAAGTTTCGTTAGGTACGGTTTCTTTACACgacaatgtaaatattaatttcaattattcaataaataatgtatatacgttaaagatatataatgaataaaacttaaatatataacacttATACATTCAATTAAACTTCATTGATACCTATACTTCTATTACCTACcaacttatttttatcttcgaatgtattaaattcaatgaaaataaatttattggtGAATAGTTCAAAATGATTTAATCGTTGAATACAGCATTTACAGGAATTGAGCGGTGCTCGTGGTATCGAACGTATCGACATACAAACTCCAGGTCCACCCTCTTACGAAGCAATCGCTCAAGAAATTTGCAATGAATTACCTCCGCCTTCTTATGCAGAGGCGGTAGCGCTTGTACGCAAAACTATCGAGAGCAGTAAGAATCTTTCGTTCTGTTATAAAAGTTTACTATTAACATTATAGcgtttatctttcttttacactTTAGATACCAAATCAAATAGTGCAAGTGTTTCTTGCGATAGCATCGCTATTGACCAAAACGTCAGGTGTAAACCTTGAAACGATATCTTTTTTCAATCGAAAAACGGTCGCAACAAAAACTGTAAATTATACTTTTGAATTATGAACTattgttcatttttattacatacgTTTATTACATTGAACGtactttttttctattactaCGGAAATATTATCGCACGTCCTACCCGTTAAGGGATAAAGGGGAAAGAAGGGTGTACTCGATACTCATCGTCTGTTATTTTATCAGAATGCCGATATCAACAAAATGTCGGATAACTGTTTgatgaataaaatgaaattcgcACAATAGTCCAATTGATAAGAGAATGTTTCTATAAGTGAAATATTCGAGTCATTATATgtagaaatttaattcaatgaGGTCactatatataataagtttttttttttgatcatataaatcttttgtgaacataatacaaattatatatatatatatatatatatatatatatatatatataaatttttacattatcttttatgtataatataacgaattttacaaattgagAAGTTACAGTAGCGTGATAGATATTGTTTGTTAAAACATATTCGtacaatgataaaaatatgatgaaTAACATGGTCAATAAGTATTATTGAAACCTATAATggacaataataaaatattgccgCAATTTGGGGAAGTTGTTTTATcctacaaattatttatttgaacttGATACTCgcaggaaacgaagaaaagactcgcgtatttttgtgtattgaaaggttataataaataacgaaaacgagaagaagatattgaattttactgttaataaaatttgtaagagCTATTTGAATGTACATTTAcgatgtattatttaatgaaaaagcgaataaaaaaaaagatgttttATACTTCGcataatgtttattttacgatCTAGTACACGCGTTAAAAACAGATCGAAAGGAGCTTGTTAAATGCTTTTTTTTAGGTCGCACATACAAACTGTATAATTGTTTATGTGTAGTAGTTtcgtacaaataatttttataaaggatttagtaaagaagaaatttgaagaaaaagagagtaTAGTATAAAGAGAGGAGGGAAAAAAGAGGCAGAGAataagggagaaagagaaaggagaaatttATCTTTCAGGATTGAGCTACGGCCAACATTTCTTCTTGGTGAATAAGATGAGTTGTGTGATTGACAAGACtcattaattttgataaagatGCAGCCCAGGCATCCAAAAGAGCAGCTGGTTCTTGGGTTCCTGTGAAACGAACTACACCGGCTGGTCTATCTGTACGAGCATTTATCACGCCAGTTTCTACTAAACTGCATAGACATGCTTCAGTTTCTTCAACTGGTAAATCCAATAATTCTGCCATGCGAGTCAGTGTAATTTTTGTGTAATATTTTGCCATAATCCTAATGTTCTAAAAGTTAAaggaaatagaataaatattcattgcaATTCCGTCaatatgaaatgaaacgaTTTTGAGGTTTCAAACTCACATGTTCAACGACACGATTTCGGAGATCAGCCCATCGCTTACGACCTTCTTCAGTCCAAGTACTAAAAACTTCCGTAGCTTTAAGgtctttttcataaatttcacacAGTCCTGACCATTTTATTAGTTCTGGATTTACAAAAAGACGTAACAgttctctaaaaaaaaattaagcaaATAAAAACTGACTGTCAgtatagaaaatagaagattTTATGCacacatttaaatatttttgtcaaaaGTAAACAAGTAATACTTGTATGTTGGTATTTCATCTAGAAGTTTGTCATTAAGCAGCCTATGGGTCAAATCAGCTTGTTCTGGTTCATGTGGTGCAAGTACAAGATAAAGAACAGCACGTGAAAGAGCGGCATGTCTTTTTTCAGGATCATCTCTAACAGCTGGAGTTTCCAACACTGCTCGATTATGTCTACATAATTCTAAATGCCAGCCTTCATGCCGGGCCAATTCCATCATTAgactgaaataaataaaattttttcagcAATAAGTTTCAGTTTCATACTCGTTTAGATAGTTTGATAATAGTATACTTActcataatatttcaatttgagaGTCTGAGTTTCTTCATCATTTTCATCACTAAAgaatttaacattaattttctttgctaTTATTTGTGTACgcataaaatctttttttgcTAAACATAATCGCATTTGCTCTAGGATAAGAGATGCTTTCTCCAAACGTGACATGGTACCATATGTTTCAACCTAGAACAGGTGGTATAGTatgatattattatgtttcaaTGTTTAATTGCCTAATATGTTTCTGAGAAATTCATACCTGTAATTCCAGCATAACAGCTGCTGCACCTGAGATATCTCCATcctcttctttaatttttgcCAAGCGATGGGTAAGCCTTGCTCTTTCAACTTCTACGTATATCTTCAACAACAGAATTACATTGTTTTTTcagaatgtttaaaaatacaacTTGAAACAATCACAGGGCTCAAATCCTTTACCTTTCCTTCAGTTACAGTGCGCAATGTTTCTATTAACTTTATTTTGGTCTCTTTATCAGGCATTTTA carries:
- the LOC132913476 gene encoding uncharacterized protein LOC132913476, which gives rise to MATVFESSFLSNRVHRVEERYEESANTFGKCDCTSYSYLALSVILFMIGTAITIFSLDDIVGGHIFFKLGHMWLIGPIFICSGLMVAVKCMLYLRRKSVIQMIFHQRQLFRHLQELSGARGIERIDIQTPGPPSYEAIAQEICNELPPPSYAEAVALVRKTIESNTKSNSASVSCDSIAIDQNVRCKP
- the LOC132913448 gene encoding 26S proteasome non-ATPase regulatory subunit 12; its protein translation is MEVDYSSNCDIKIPECKKLAHEGKLHDALDQLLALEKLTRTSADMTSTSRILVAIVQICLEAKNWAVLNEHIVLLSKRRSQLKRAVTKMVQECCTYVDKMPDKETKIKLIETLRTVTEGKIYVEVERARLTHRLAKIKEEDGDISGAAAVMLELQVETYGTMSRLEKASLILEQMRLCLAKKDFMRTQIIAKKINVKFFSDENDEETQTLKLKYYDLMMELARHEGWHLELCRHNRAVLETPAVRDDPEKRHAALSRAVLYLVLAPHEPEQADLTHRLLNDKLLDEIPTYKELLRLFVNPELIKWSGLCEIYEKDLKATEVFSTWTEEGRKRWADLRNRVVEHNIRIMAKYYTKITLTRMAELLDLPVEETEACLCSLVETGVINARTDRPAGVVRFTGTQEPAALLDAWAASLSKLMSLVNHTTHLIHQEEMLAVAQS